The uncultured Pseudodesulfovibrio sp. genome includes a region encoding these proteins:
- the fliE gene encoding flagellar hook-basal body complex protein FliE has protein sequence MVVKSVAFNAYQNAMDIRRRTVDTKVAESLKTPQAPVTSFKDTLTSSLVKVNDLQETKETMIEEFASGKTQNVHELMIAMQKAGMAMQMTGAVRAKIMTAYKEVMQMPF, from the coding sequence ATGGTCGTCAAAAGCGTCGCATTCAATGCATACCAGAACGCCATGGACATCCGCCGCCGCACGGTGGACACCAAGGTCGCCGAGAGCCTCAAAACGCCTCAGGCGCCCGTAACGAGCTTCAAGGACACCCTGACGTCCTCGCTGGTCAAGGTCAATGACCTCCAGGAGACCAAGGAGACGATGATCGAGGAATTTGCCTCCGGCAAGACCCAGAACGTGCACGAGTTGATGATCGCAATGCAGAAGGCGGGCATGGCCATGCAGATGACCGGCGCCGTCCGCGCCAAGATCATGACCGCGTACAAGGAAGTAATGCAGATGCCCTTCTAG
- the flgC gene encoding flagellar basal body rod protein FlgC has product MDIMTALDIGASGLSAQRAQLNVISMNMANIRTTKTAAGGPYQRKSVSFEATPVYSPFDQAMQDQLNRNLEGVKVLGVIRDERPFKQVYDPNHPDANDQGYVFYPDINVVEEMANMMQAMRGYESNVQTIESAKRMFQKALTIGQ; this is encoded by the coding sequence ATGGATATCATGACAGCCCTCGACATCGGTGCGTCCGGGCTCTCGGCCCAGCGTGCGCAGCTGAACGTCATCTCCATGAACATGGCCAACATCCGGACCACCAAGACCGCGGCGGGCGGCCCCTACCAGCGCAAATCCGTCTCCTTCGAGGCCACGCCGGTGTACTCGCCGTTCGACCAGGCCATGCAGGACCAGCTCAACCGCAACCTGGAAGGCGTCAAGGTGCTCGGCGTGATCCGCGATGAACGCCCGTTCAAGCAGGTCTACGACCCGAACCACCCCGACGCCAACGACCAGGGATACGTCTTTTACCCGGACATCAACGTCGTCGAGGAAATGGCCAACATGATGCAGGCCATGCGCGGCTACGAGTCCAATGTCCAGACCATCGAGAGCGCCAAGCGCATGTTTCAGAAGGCTCTGACCATCGGTCAGTAG
- the flgB gene encoding flagellar basal body rod protein FlgB, translated as MRGLFEHHLNLTAKVMDLRLQRQNIVTGNIANVNTPGYRARRLEFEGQLQAALNQDALGKMTRTKQDHLPSTFDPDGFKGQGLDDFRAREIYGQDEVNLEKEMATNTKNTMMYNALASVIKKSFDGMGKVIQDGSK; from the coding sequence ATGCGAGGACTTTTCGAGCATCACCTCAACTTGACGGCGAAGGTCATGGACCTGCGCCTGCAACGTCAAAATATTGTCACGGGCAACATCGCCAACGTGAACACGCCGGGATACCGTGCCCGCCGCCTCGAATTCGAGGGCCAGCTCCAGGCCGCCCTGAACCAGGACGCGCTGGGCAAGATGACCCGCACCAAGCAGGACCACCTGCCCTCCACCTTCGATCCCGACGGATTCAAGGGCCAGGGCCTGGACGATTTCCGGGCACGTGAGATCTACGGTCAGGATGAGGTCAACCTGGAAAAGGAAATGGCCACCAACACCAAGAACACCATGATGTACAACGCTCTGGCCTCGGTCATCAAAAAGAGCTTCGACGGCATGGGCAAGGTCATTCAGGACGGGAGCAAATAA
- a CDS encoding tetratricopeptide repeat protein, with protein sequence MSGHLDYEINKELGECYLFMGELDKAEEYYKKAVSSNGVHPDPYLGLATVAVQRGDLEDAELMYKKAHKIEPSDKSLSGIALIRMENNDREKAFSLFVEAIEMNPENMVALFSLIRLGHELERIGEIIPHLENYLEIDPAKHEVRYSLAGCLACVGQKDVAVTQLETILEKDPENGPAKEMLEQFRS encoded by the coding sequence ATGAGTGGTCATCTGGATTACGAAATCAACAAGGAACTCGGCGAATGCTACCTGTTCATGGGTGAGCTGGACAAGGCCGAGGAGTACTACAAGAAGGCCGTCAGCTCCAACGGTGTCCACCCGGACCCGTACCTCGGGCTGGCCACCGTCGCCGTTCAGCGCGGCGATCTGGAAGACGCCGAACTGATGTACAAGAAGGCCCACAAGATCGAGCCTTCGGACAAAAGTCTTTCCGGGATTGCGCTCATCCGCATGGAGAACAACGACAGGGAAAAGGCTTTTTCCCTGTTTGTCGAAGCCATCGAGATGAATCCCGAAAACATGGTCGCCCTGTTCAGCCTGATCAGGCTCGGCCATGAACTGGAACGCATCGGCGAAATCATTCCGCACCTCGAGAATTACCTCGAAATCGATCCGGCCAAGCACGAAGTGCGCTACTCCCTGGCCGGATGCCTCGCCTGTGTCGGGCAGAAGGACGTGGCAGTCACCCAACTCGAAACGATCCTGGAAAAGGATCCCGAGAACGGACCTGCCAAGGAAATGCTCGAACAGTTCCGGTCCTGA
- a CDS encoding IMP cyclohydrolase gives MNLLPVKRAILSVTDKTGLAEFGKFLVERDCELVSTGGTKKMLKEAGLPVTSVSDVTDFPEILGGRVKTLHPHIHGGILADKDDEAHMETLRDFGIEPFDLVCVNLYNFADAVAKGLDLKAAVEQIDIGGPTMLRATAKNFHSICVVPDPKYYETVVKEIEEHGGLTLEFRKEMATLTFKLTSEYDAMITKYLSENDA, from the coding sequence ATGAATCTGTTGCCTGTTAAAAGAGCCATACTCTCTGTTACCGACAAAACCGGCCTGGCCGAGTTCGGCAAATTCCTGGTGGAAAGGGATTGCGAACTGGTGTCCACCGGAGGAACCAAGAAGATGCTGAAGGAAGCCGGACTGCCGGTCACCTCGGTGTCCGACGTCACGGATTTCCCCGAAATCCTGGGGGGCCGGGTCAAGACCCTGCATCCGCATATCCACGGGGGCATTCTGGCCGACAAGGACGACGAGGCGCACATGGAGACCCTGCGCGACTTCGGCATCGAGCCCTTCGATCTGGTCTGTGTCAATCTGTACAATTTTGCCGACGCGGTGGCCAAGGGGTTGGACCTCAAGGCTGCGGTGGAGCAGATCGACATCGGCGGCCCGACCATGCTTCGGGCAACGGCCAAGAACTTCCACTCCATCTGTGTTGTTCCCGATCCCAAGTACTACGAGACCGTGGTAAAGGAGATCGAGGAGCACGGCGGTCTGACCCTCGAGTTCCGTAAGGAAATGGCCACGCTGACTTTCAAGCTGACCAGCGAATACGACGCCATGATTACGAAATACCTCAGCGAGAACGACGCTTAA